The Brassica oleracea var. oleracea cultivar TO1000 chromosome C6, BOL, whole genome shotgun sequence genome includes a region encoding these proteins:
- the LOC106300675 gene encoding LOW QUALITY PROTEIN: probable LRR receptor-like serine/threonine-protein kinase At1g67720 (The sequence of the model RefSeq protein was modified relative to this genomic sequence to represent the inferred CDS: substituted 1 base at 1 genomic stop codon): MGLCSAQLAVTCFFIVLVPHVLSQVAEFISIDCGGSSNYTDPKTGLGWVSDSEIIPHGKPVTLANTNSSSLQYTRRRDFPTDNKKYCYRLSTKERRRYIFRTTFLYGSLGSEEAYPKFQLYLDATRWATVSVTEVNRVYVEELIVRATSSYVDVCVCCAITGSPFMSTLELRPLNLSMYATDYEDNFFLKVAARVNFGAPSMDALRYPDDPYDRIWESDVNRRPNYLVGVAPGTIRINTSKPVNTLTREYPPMKVMQTAVVGTQGLISYRLNLEDFPANARAYAYFAEIQDLGANETRKFQLVQPYFPGYSNAVVNIAENANGSYTLYEPSYMNVTFDFVLSFSFGKTKDSTRGPLLNAIEISKYLQISLKTDKNDVSVLDAIRSMSPGSDWANEGGDPCVPVLWSXISCSSTSPPRVTKIALSRKNIRGEFLPEINHMEALTELRLDGNGLTGVLPDLSKLVNLKIMHLENNQLSGSLPAYLGHLPNLQELFIDNNSFRGTIPSALLKGKVLFKYNNNPELQNEGKQKHYWLILGISIAAVAILLLLAGGGLVLLYVLRKKKSADKGNSTGTKKKGLAAYSAVRGGHLLDEGVAYFISLPILEEATDNFSKRVGKGSFGSVYYGRMKDGKEVAVKITADPSSHLNRQFVTEVALLSRIHHRNLVPLIGYCEEADRRLLVYEYMHNGTLGDHLHGTSDYKPLDWPTRLQIAQDAAKGLEYLHTGCNPSIIHRDVKSSNILLDINMRAKVSDFGLSRQTEEDVTHVSSVAKGTVGYLDPEYYASQQLTEKSDVYSFGVVLFELLSGKKPVSAEDFGPELNIVHWARSLIRKGDVYGIIDPCIVDNVKIESIWRVAEVANQCVEQRGHNRPRMQEVIVAIQEAVRIERGNENGLKSSSSSSSKAQSSRKTLLTSFLEMESPDISRNSLAPAAR, from the exons ATGGGTCTTTGCTCAGCTCAACTTGCTGTAACATGCTTTTTCATAGTACTAGTACCTCATGTTCTGTCTCAAGTTGCAG AGTTTATAAGTATAGATTGTGGTGGCTCAAGTAACTACACGGACCCCAAAACTGGACTAGGATGGGTTTCAGATTCAGAGATCATCCCACACGGAAAGCCAGTAACTTTAGCCAACACCAATTCGAGCTCGTTGCAATACACTAGGAGAAGAGATTTTCCAACGGATAACAAGAAGTATTGTTACAGGCTCAGCACCAAAGAGAGGAGGAGATACATTTTCAGGACTACATTTCTCTACGGTAGCTTGGGCAGTGAAGAAGCTTACCCGAAGTTTCAACTCTACTTAGATGCAACCAGATGGGCTACAGTGAGTGTTACTGAGGTCAATAGGGTGTATGTTGAGGAGTTGATTGTGAGGGCAACTTCTAGTTATGTGGATGTGTGTGTGTGCTGTGCTATCACTGGCTCTCCTTTCATGTCTACTCTGGAGCTTCGACCGTTGAATCTCTCCATGTATGCCACTGATTATGAAGATAATTTCTTCTTGAAGGTTGCTGCTAGAGTCAATTTTGGTGCTCCAAGCATGGATGCATTGAG GTACCCAGATGATCCATATGACAGAATCTGGGAGTCAGATGTTAATAGACGGCCAAACTATCTCGTTGGTGTAGCTCCTGGGACGATAAGAATCAACACATCAAAGCCTGTAAACACGTTGACCAGAGAGTATCCTCCTATGAAAGTCATGCAAACAGCAGTAGTTGGCACTCAAGGACTGATCAGCTATAGATTAAACCTGGAGGACTTCCCTGCCAATGCTCGTGCATATGCTTACTTTGCTGAGATTCAAGACCTTGGTGCTAATGAAACCAGGAAATTTCAGTTGGTTCAACCGTATTTCCCTGGCTATAGTAATGCAGTGGTGAATATCGCTGAGAATGCTAATGGTAGCTACACTCTCTATGAACCTAGCTACATGAATGTGACTTTTGATTTTGTTTTGTCGTTCTCGTTCGGGAAGACAAAGGATTCTACACGAGGGCCGCTCCTTAATGCGATTGAAATTAGCAAGTATCTACAGATATCTTTGAAAACTGATAAGAATGATG TGTCTGTTCTTGATGCAATTCGGTCGATGTCTCCTGGTAGCGATTGGGCCAATGAAGGAGGAGACCCTTGTGTCCCAGTTCTTTGGTCGTGAATAAGCTGTAGCTCAACCTCGCCACCTAGAGTCACGAAAAT TGCTCTATCGAGGAAAAATATAAGGGGTGAGTTTCTGCCTGAGATCAATCATATGGAGGCATTGACAGAGTT GCGGCTTGATGGTAATGGTTTGACTGGTGTCCTTCCGGACTTGAGCAAACTTGTCAACCTGAAAATCAT GCATCTAGAAAACAACCAACTTAGTGGATCACTCCCAGCATACCTTGGCCATCTACCAAACCTACAAGAATT GTTCATAGACAATAACTCTTTCAGAGGAACGATTCCTTCAGCATTGCTAAAGGGGAAAGTTTTGTTCAA GTATAATAATAATCCAGAGCTTCAGAACGAGGGAAAGCAAAAGCACTATTGGCTGATACTAGGGATATCAATAGCAGCTGTTGCAATTCTATTGCTGCTAGCTGGAGGAGGTCTTGTTTTACTCTATGTTCTCAGGAAGAAGAAAAGTGCTGACAAAG GTAACTCCACGGGGACTAAGAAAAAAGGTTTGGCAGCTTATTCAGCTGTGAGGGGCGGACACTTGTTAGATGAAGGTGTAGCATATTTCATATCCCTTCCTATCCTTGAAGAGGCCACTGATAATTTCTCCAAGAGAGTTGGAAAAGGAAGTTTTGGGTCTGTCTACTATGGCAGGATGAAAGATGGGAAAGAAGTTGCGGTCAAGATAACTGCAGATCCTTCTAGCCACTTGAACAGACAATTTGTCACTGAGGTTGCTCTGTTATCAAGAATCCACCACAGGAACTTGGTGCCTTTGATTGGATACTGTGAAGAAGCAGATAGGCGTCTATTGGTTTACGAATATATGCACAATGGAACCTTGGGAGATCACTTACACG GTACAAGCGACTACAAGCCATTAGACTGGCCAACTCGGCTACAAATTGCACAAGATGCTGCCAAAG GTCTTGAATACTTGCATACTGGCTGCAATCCTAGCATCATTCATAGGGATGTGAAGTCAAGCAATATACTCCTGGACATCAACATGAGAGCCAAAGTATCTGACTTTGGACTCTCGAGGCAGACGGAGGAAGACGTGACTCATGTGTCCAGTGTCGCAAAAGGAACCGTTGGTTACCTTGATCCAGA GTACTATGCTAGCCAGCAGCTGACAGAGAAGAGCGATGTCTACAGTTTCGGAGTTGTTCTCTTTGAGTTACTCTCTGGAAAGAAACCAGTCTCAGCTGAAGATTTTGGTCCTGAACTTAATATAGTTCACTGGGCAAGATCACTGATCCGTAAAGGAGACGTGTACGGGATCATAGATCCATGTATAGTAGACAACGTGAAGATCGAGTCAATCTGGAGAGTGGCAGAGGTGGCAAACCAATGCGTTGAGCAGCGTGGGCATAACAGACCAAGGATGCAGGAAGTGATTGTGGCCATACAAGAGGCGGTCAGGATCGAGAGAGGAAACGAGAACGGGCTAAAGTCATCGAGTTCGAGCAGCTCAAAGGCGCAGTCATCTCGTAAGACGTTGCTCACTAGCTTCCTCGAGATGGAGAGTCCTGACATCTCAAGAAACAGCTTAGCTCCAGCTGCTAGGTGA